The Seleniivibrio woodruffii region CTACATTTTTTCTCCAATGCCACAAGCTGAAGACGCTCAATCCTCATCTTGTATGACTCCAACTCAGTTTTCTCTGCACCACTCAGATCCATGAAAAACAGCGGTACGATAAGAAATGCTCCAGTAACTCCAAGAGCCACGTTTTTGCCTGTGCGATCGTTAACTTCGCCGTTTTTTTCGTTAATCTTGTTGTGGTAATAAGAAACTTCACTGAGCAAAGAGTCACAGCTTCTGTTCTCATCTCCTGGCTGATACGCCATGATTGTATGTGGTTCTCTTTTGGCACAGCTGGCACACATCAGAGCCAGCAACATGATTGATACAGTCTTCTTCAGCATAGATGCCTCCTTTATCCATGCTAAATATTAAATTAAACAAACGTCAGATATTGTCGTTTGTATTTTTAATTGTGTTTATTTTCACGGATTGGTTTTTCTATTTAGATTGCCATGTCAGAAAAATGGACTATAGTTGAACTAGGAGTTTTTATGTTTGGATTTGGAACATTTCACATAGTTTTTATTTTAGTGCTTCTTGCTGTTGTGATTCTTGTCCGTATTTCCATGAATAAAGCCAACAAAAGCGGAAATCAAGATGACAATGGACTTGATTTCACCAGAAACGACAACCTAGACCCTTCCAAAAGCTGGTCAGGCACAAACCTATTCAATGATTAGAATGGTGGTTATTTTTTGCTGGCAATATCATAGTTAGTCGCTGTTTCGTTCAGTTTCTTTGAATATCCGCTGATAAATTTGCCCTCATCTATCGAACCGTCCGCTTTTTTAGACAAAGCTATAGCACTAATATGGTCACTCTGAATTGTTTTATAAATTTTATCCGAGCTATAAGAAGATTGTTGCTTGTTTTCCCATCCAATTTCTGATTTTGCATATCCTTGCACCTCTGATCCAACACCAGTTAAGGTTTTTACAGCTCCCGGAGTTCCTGCACTGATAGTTCCTTGGACTCCACTTGCAATTTTTCCATAAACAGTATTGCTGCTACTGTAGCTACTTTTTACAAACCCGCCGATGGTTCTGTTCATATCGTCTGTTTGCTGCCTGATTTCAGACGCAAGATTCTTCTCAAATGTCTTCCAGTTTATATGTCTCTTACCAGTTGTAGGACTCGTTATCCATGATGAATCTTTATTATATGCCGCAGCCCATGCAGCCTGAGCAAGGTTTTCAGACTCTTTTTTATCCAGACCACCCTGAAATACATTTTTGTAGTTATTGCCGGAATCATAATCGCTTCCTTTGCGAGTCTTATCCTGATCTACATTATAATTTACATTATCGTGACCGGTGTAGTAGGTATCTCGGAAATCCTGTTTAACACCATCAACAATATTTTTTGATGAATCGTAAGTATATTTATCAAGAACGGCCACATCGTTTCCTGTTTGGGTCTGATTGACAGTATTAACTTTCTTACCACCGGTATAAATGTCTGAGACATTCACTTGCGATGACTTATCAACATCAGATTTATTCTGCGATGTCTTATCAAATACAAAACCTCCTTTATCATCAAAATGACCAGTACCAATGAAGCTCTTTGATTTCCCTTTCTCCTGCCCTGTAATGCTCCATGTTCCATTCTCGTTATGCAGCTTTGCTCCTGTTATTGAATGCTTCTTGCCGTCTGCAAAAACGTTGAGTCTGTCTCTGTTGGAATCCTCTGTTCTGCTGACAACACTCATAAAGCCATTTCCACGCCCATCTGAATTAGCCTCAACATTACCATATCCAAAGAGCTCAACTTTATTGCCATTTTTATCGATGCCGGATACTTTCAACCCGTTTCCCTCTTCAGATACAGAAGCACCTTTCAGAGCCCATGTCTTGCCTGTTTTCTTATCATCCAGCATCAACTCATTGTATTTACCAACTGCGGATTTCCCGTAATCGACATGCTGAAAAACAACATTGCTGTCCTTGTCAAATGATACCTGATAATCACCGGCACCAGATTTAAAACCAGCAGTCTTTGCCTGTTCCTCATTAAGACTCAACGCAAACTTGTTGCTCCCTGCTTTGTATAGCTCAGACACATCCATGCCCATTGAGTTAGCGGCTGTTTTGGCATTCTGAAATCTAAAATACTCCTGCATGCCGGAACCGGTTTTCATATCCTTTACGACATCGTCATAGCTTCTGCCAGTCACCTGCGACATAACCATAGCCGCATCCGACTGCCCCTTTTCTGATAGCAGGTTAAACTTCGCAGCCTGCTTTACTGTTTCTCCGTTAACACGACCATTTTTGAATTCTTCCCATAGTCCTGCTTTCTCCATGGTGTCTTTAAACCCTTTGGCTCCTTCAAGGTCTTTTATACCGACTCCAGCCTCTGAAGCAGCTTTAAGCATACTCTGCGAATAACCAATCTCTTTTAGACTTGATACTGACTTAGCATCTGCTACTGCACCTCCTGCCGTGTTCCAGTCCCCACCAAAAGCTTTCATCATATTTTTTGAGTGCTGAACATCAGCGGTCTTCTCCATTGCCGCTCTATATGAATCAGGGGCTGTTGTGCTGACTGAACTCAGCCTCGCCTGTGTCATGCCTGTCGTGGACGCACTGTACATATCATTATAGTGATTGGCTCTATCCATAGGAGTAGCCATGTCCTTTGCCGCAGTGTATGCTGAAGCCTGATAGTTATGAGCCATACGGTTGGTAAAGTTACTGAATACAGAACTCCCCTGAATGCCAAAAAGAGCCGTTCCAAAAAGGCTCGAAATCCCTATACCAACCCACCGTGCGTCACCGTATTGTTCAAGCATTTTTATTGAACTCATTCCAAGATCAAACTGAGTCGCCAAGCCCATCCCGCACTCTTTGATTATTCTGAACTGTTCCACTGCGTGAGACTGGACATAGCTGTTCATCATCGTATCAACAATAATCCAAAGCATTAACCACGCCCACAAGCCCATATAGAGCTTTATAGCAGGCAGCGGACTGACAAACATAAACAGGATAACCACGATGAACATTGTGATAAAAATAGTCGCAAGCATTGACTGAATCTGTGGGATGTATTTTGACATGCCAGTGCTTGTCCAGTTTGCCGCCTGTGCAAGTTTATCAGCCTGCCTGACAGCCATATATACTCCACCGTCAAGCCCAGGTTGTAGATACCTTCGAGCTATGAATGATGACGCAACAAACGTATTCAGATCAAACGATCCGTTTGTGGCAAAATTCTGAACCAATCCTGAAAATTTGGTCTTACAGACGTTGAACTCACTCGCATCAGTTGAGTCGTATCCCACCCTATCGCAAAAGTCTTTCATAACTTTGTCGGTAAATAGAGTACTCTTTACCCTTGTATTGATGTTCGCCCACGCATCAGCACATTCCATCAGTGAGCCCTTGGGATTTGCATCTGTATAAACATCTGTGTAGAAGACTCTGTAATCGAGTTTGATAGCATCAACTAAATCTGAATTTGACTCTAAATCGCCAATGGTTATATCTCTTGAGGCTATAGCCTGATCGAGGCAGTTATACATGTATTTGTCGATTGTCTCAGATAACAATGGATCTGCCGATGACGCAGCATTGCCGATTGCCGCCGATGCTGTCAGCATCTCAAAACCATCGCCAAAGCCGATCTCATTTATCGACATGATGGGATTAAAAACAGTTTCAATAACATCCACAACAGACCTCGCCATGGTGTTGCTTATACCTGCAAAAGCGGCAAGCCCTATCGGAACCCCACCGACAGCTTCATATTTGTTTCTGACAGGGTCATAAACATGAACTGTTGCAGTGCTGCCAGTCAATGCAGTCACAAGGACAAATGCCATCAGTGTCTTTTTCAGAATGTAGTTTATGTCTGTTCTGCCGCCTGTCGCCATATCTGAAACGGCATATATCACGCCAAAGAACACACTGGTAACAATTGAGATGTATAACAGCTGAGAAAAAAAGGACATGCTGAACGCTGCGGCAACGCCTTTAAAAGCCATCACCATTGATTTGAAATCACCATAGACATAGTATTCAAAATTCATCAGAATACTCTGCCCATTGCATATTTACTGTCGTTTATTATACTGTCTATTTCATTCTGCTGCTGCTTATAGGTATCCAGAACATCATATAAATGGTTCATATCTCCTATGGATGCCTGATAGTGCTCAAACGCTTCCGACCTCACCTCTTTTGCCCTCTCCAAAAGCGTCTTAATAGCCTCTCTGTGGGAAGTGGTAAACTCATCGCCGGTACATGTCGCAAGATACTCTTCATACTTTTTTGCAGCATCGGTAACGTTCCTAACCATTTCAATAAACATATAGAAAGCATATGCCTTTGCAGCTATGGGTTTGATTTCTTCTGAAGCCTCCTGAAGCTGTGTTTCACCATATTTGGATGCAGTGTTTAGGATGTAGACGACAGGAATTACAGCTTTTCCTATGTAATCTTTTTCAGTGTTGGTATATGGGGAAGTTTTGTCATTCATTATTTTCTGAGCTATGCCGTCTATATTAGTGTTCACATACTCCTGAATAGTGTTGCCGCCTGTCTGTGTGCATGATGCGGAAGTACCCGCACCTTTTTTATATGGAGTTTTATCAATCAGAGCATCATAAGTCGCTTCTGCACAATTGCCGATTGGAGTGAATCTGTACTCGCCTGAATAGCTGATATCTATATCACCGATAAGAGCTCTCATCTGTGCGATTCTAGTAGTGGTTATACCCATTTTCGCTCCGATGCTGTTAAGCAGCGAGCCTTCTTTCAATAATTCCGATTTTCCTGCAGAGCTCATCGAACTGCTATTAATACTGGATTTAACCTTACCACCGGGGTCATCAGTAAATCCCTGCTTAGCCTCTTTCCAGAGGCTGTCAGCACCTTGAATTAGTCCGGAACTTATTGTGTCCAGAGCCGCATCACTGTTGCCCGATGCCCACTGCTTTGCAGAAACTACCAGAGCTTTTGCTGATTTACACTCGTCCATCTGAAGGCTGTTCAGAGCATTAATGATATTCTCTGCTCTATCTTTTATGGTTGCTACGGTGGTAGATAATTCATTGAGAGCCATATCAAAAGCCACATATGGAGCTACACGAATCATCTTTTCAGCTTTTTCCACAAGGTAGTCAGGATTAAGAAAGCTGAACCCGCCCATGAAGATATCGATACCGCCGCACCCGACATTGATATGGGGCTTGGATATTGTTAATAAGCTGTCAGTATGGGTTTTTAGTCTGCCGTTGAAACTGCCTAGCGTTGCATAGGTTCTCTGCTGGGATTCAAATACTCCAGGCTGAGTCGTAACAGCTGCGTCAAACCAGTCATCAACCCAGTTAGCCTCTGCATGTGCTGTCGCAACCGCTGTAGTCATAAGGACCGCAGTTAATCCTGTTTTCAGAATTTTGGACATACCTCCACCTCACTGAATTACTCAGTTATGAAATGAAGTAAAGGTGAAAGCACCGAATCATCTATAATCAACCATCAGTATTACAAGACACGGCACAGGTTATATTGAAAATATCAACACCCTATGTTAAATTATTGAAAATTACGATGGCGGCGTTGTGAAAACAATAACAATCAATAACTTCAAACAATTCCATGCAAAAGTAGAAAGATATAATGACAACATGAGATTTCGTGGTGTAGCTGATAAAAATTTTGGACTTATTCCTAAAATTGGTAGACATGAGTTTACAACTAACTATAATAAATCAGGGATATATCAAGATCTGATTGATTATGAAGAATATCTTATGTTGGAATTCAAAAAGTATGCCCCACAACATTTAACTTATTCCCCACAAAGTGAATGGGAATGGTGGGCAATAGCACAACATCATGGGCTTGCAACAAGACTGCTTGACTGGACGGACAACCCGCTTGTTGCCGCATACTTTGCCGTTTCTGATTTACATTCTAAAGCTGATGCGGCAATATATGTAACCGATTGTACAATGTTTAATTCTAATATTGAGGATGTTGACTCACCTCTAGAAGTTGATGAAGTATATATCTATTATCCACCACATATTAACCAGAGAATAGTTGCTCAGAAAGGGATGTTTACTGTACATTACGACCCAACTTGTGCCATAATAGATAAACATAAAAATAAAAGTGGAGATAAATATTTCCTAGAAAAGATTACTATTCCGAACGAATGTAAAATGGATTTTAAACGCATTTTAAATTTATATGGAATAAACGCTTCCACAATTTATCCAGGGCTAGACGGCATCACAAGCTATCTCGAATGGAAAACTCTTCACGCTTCTAGAAAAGGTGCTGAATAATGAAATTGTATATGCCTATCCTCAAAAACAGAACCATAGAACTTTCTGTATTAAAGGAACTTATTGAAGTGAAGTTGTGTAACAATATATTCCCTATGCTTGAAATAATCCAAGAGAAAACAAGAAGTAATTCAAAAACAACCTATATAGAAGAACTTAAGGAACTGTTGGAAAATCATAACAATTATGTATTTGTTGACTTTCCAAAATTAACACTGTCAAAATCTATAGCAGATCCGGTAAAAGATTTTCTAACTTCCGTAAATAGAGATAATAACTTTGTATTAGAGCAATATAAGCTCTGTTCAGATATAAAAAATATTATTCCAGTAATTTCATTTAATCAAAAAGAATCACCAAGTGAAAAAGATATTAAAGATTATATGAGGCCCCTTTTACAAAATTATCAGAGAATTGCATTCAGATTGTCACCACAACAGTACAGCAGTTGTGAATCATTTCTAGGTTTATATATAAATAATAATTTCTTACTCTTAGATATTGACGACAAAGGCCATACCAATCCAGCTTTCAAAAAAATCTTTAAAAGTATTAAGGAACTTAAAAAAACTTATTCTTTTTATAGTATTATATTAAACTCAAATCGATCTGCACAGTTTTATAATAAGAATATTGAAGATGGAGAACCAATCGAAGAAATTGATAATAGCTTAAAAGAAGTATTTAATGCCACTTCATATAGCTTTGACGGGTTTGGAGATTATGCTTGTGTCTCAAGAGACCTGCCAACATCAGGAGGAGCTATTAGTCCTGCTGGTGTTTTTTATTCCAAAGAAAGTAATTTCTTTGTCGGTTTTAAAGGAAGACTCGCAGCATTATCAGAGTTCAAAAACTATATTGCACCAGCTATTGTGAAATCTGAATATTGGCTAGAGTTTGACAAAGTACATCAAAAAAAGTGTCCAGGATGTAAAAAAATACTTGATATATATAACGGTAAAAAAACAGGAATGAATCAAGGGATGTGGAAAGGAATTACAATGGGACATTACATCTACACAATCTCAGAAGAATTCTGTGAAGAATAAAGTTAGCCCTTAAAGTAAAGCTTATCTGGTGTTATACATGTGTTAATGAATGAACCATAATCAATAGGCAAAGCATCTTTGTGAATTATCTTGAAATCTTCCCAATTTTGTTGATATTTTTTCTTCAAATATCTTTTGAATCTTGAATTGATTGTCTTATCTGAATATGTATCCACTACATACCTGAATATGTCTTCTTTGTCGTGAGAATTAATTTTAATTTTAAAAGATTTGTTTAATTCATCTAGAGGTATTTGTCGAATTTGAGCCATTGGATTTATAAGTTTACTTCGTATTGCTTTCCTAACTACACGAATTCCTTCAAATTGAAGATCTGGCACTAACACACCACAAAAAAAAGGAACTTCAGCAATTATTTTATCAATAAACTTATCAGCTACAAAAACGTAAGTATATTCAAACAATAAAGAATAATCTTCTAATTGTTTTGAAAGTCTTTTTAATGAATCAAATTCCGATTTAATTTCATAGGCATAAGAACTACCATTTATTCTACATAAATCTAACCTACTATTAAGCATAGACATTTCAAAAGCAACCACGTTATCCTTATCTACAAGGTCATTTATTAACAGATACTTATATAGCCGTTCATTTCTGTAATATTTCATAAAAAGAGTATTGATAAATTCATTCGCCAATAATTCTTCACTGTAAGTATCAAAGAGTTGATGAGTAACTGGACCAAATACATTTTTTAGATTATTCCATATGTGTTTATCGTTATCA contains the following coding sequences:
- a CDS encoding conjugal transfer protein TraG N-terminal domain-containing protein, whose translation is MNFEYYVYGDFKSMVMAFKGVAAAFSMSFFSQLLYISIVTSVFFGVIYAVSDMATGGRTDINYILKKTLMAFVLVTALTGSTATVHVYDPVRNKYEAVGGVPIGLAAFAGISNTMARSVVDVIETVFNPIMSINEIGFGDGFEMLTASAAIGNAASSADPLLSETIDKYMYNCLDQAIASRDITIGDLESNSDLVDAIKLDYRVFYTDVYTDANPKGSLMECADAWANINTRVKSTLFTDKVMKDFCDRVGYDSTDASEFNVCKTKFSGLVQNFATNGSFDLNTFVASSFIARRYLQPGLDGGVYMAVRQADKLAQAANWTSTGMSKYIPQIQSMLATIFITMFIVVILFMFVSPLPAIKLYMGLWAWLMLWIIVDTMMNSYVQSHAVEQFRIIKECGMGLATQFDLGMSSIKMLEQYGDARWVGIGISSLFGTALFGIQGSSVFSNFTNRMAHNYQASAYTAAKDMATPMDRANHYNDMYSASTTGMTQARLSSVSTTAPDSYRAAMEKTADVQHSKNMMKAFGGDWNTAGGAVADAKSVSSLKEIGYSQSMLKAASEAGVGIKDLEGAKGFKDTMEKAGLWEEFKNGRVNGETVKQAAKFNLLSEKGQSDAAMVMSQVTGRSYDDVVKDMKTGSGMQEYFRFQNAKTAANSMGMDVSELYKAGSNKFALSLNEEQAKTAGFKSGAGDYQVSFDKDSNVVFQHVDYGKSAVGKYNELMLDDKKTGKTWALKGASVSEEGNGLKVSGIDKNGNKVELFGYGNVEANSDGRGNGFMSVVSRTEDSNRDRLNVFADGKKHSITGAKLHNENGTWSITGQEKGKSKSFIGTGHFDDKGGFVFDKTSQNKSDVDKSSQVNVSDIYTGGKKVNTVNQTQTGNDVAVLDKYTYDSSKNIVDGVKQDFRDTYYTGHDNVNYNVDQDKTRKGSDYDSGNNYKNVFQGGLDKKESENLAQAAWAAAYNKDSSWITSPTTGKRHINWKTFEKNLASEIRQQTDDMNRTIGGFVKSSYSSSNTVYGKIASGVQGTISAGTPGAVKTLTGVGSEVQGYAKSEIGWENKQQSSYSSDKIYKTIQSDHISAIALSKKADGSIDEGKFISGYSKKLNETATNYDIASKK
- a CDS encoding conjugal transfer protein TraH, producing the protein MSKILKTGLTAVLMTTAVATAHAEANWVDDWFDAAVTTQPGVFESQQRTYATLGSFNGRLKTHTDSLLTISKPHINVGCGGIDIFMGGFSFLNPDYLVEKAEKMIRVAPYVAFDMALNELSTTVATIKDRAENIINALNSLQMDECKSAKALVVSAKQWASGNSDAALDTISSGLIQGADSLWKEAKQGFTDDPGGKVKSSINSSSMSSAGKSELLKEGSLLNSIGAKMGITTTRIAQMRALIGDIDISYSGEYRFTPIGNCAEATYDALIDKTPYKKGAGTSASCTQTGGNTIQEYVNTNIDGIAQKIMNDKTSPYTNTEKDYIGKAVIPVVYILNTASKYGETQLQEASEEIKPIAAKAYAFYMFIEMVRNVTDAAKKYEEYLATCTGDEFTTSHREAIKTLLERAKEVRSEAFEHYQASIGDMNHLYDVLDTYKQQQNEIDSIINDSKYAMGRVF
- a CDS encoding FRG domain-containing protein — protein: MKTITINNFKQFHAKVERYNDNMRFRGVADKNFGLIPKIGRHEFTTNYNKSGIYQDLIDYEEYLMLEFKKYAPQHLTYSPQSEWEWWAIAQHHGLATRLLDWTDNPLVAAYFAVSDLHSKADAAIYVTDCTMFNSNIEDVDSPLEVDEVYIYYPPHINQRIVAQKGMFTVHYDPTCAIIDKHKNKSGDKYFLEKITIPNECKMDFKRILNLYGINASTIYPGLDGITSYLEWKTLHASRKGAE
- a CDS encoding beta family protein, whose translation is MKLYMPILKNRTIELSVLKELIEVKLCNNIFPMLEIIQEKTRSNSKTTYIEELKELLENHNNYVFVDFPKLTLSKSIADPVKDFLTSVNRDNNFVLEQYKLCSDIKNIIPVISFNQKESPSEKDIKDYMRPLLQNYQRIAFRLSPQQYSSCESFLGLYINNNFLLLDIDDKGHTNPAFKKIFKSIKELKKTYSFYSIILNSNRSAQFYNKNIEDGEPIEEIDNSLKEVFNATSYSFDGFGDYACVSRDLPTSGGAISPAGVFYSKESNFFVGFKGRLAALSEFKNYIAPAIVKSEYWLEFDKVHQKKCPGCKKILDIYNGKKTGMNQGMWKGITMGHYIYTISEEFCEE
- a CDS encoding sce7726 family protein, with the protein product MRKINNKTENLLYEIEQIYSTIELVAFSKKINRLYNVYDNDKHIWNNLKNVFGPVTHQLFDTYSEELLANEFINTLFMKYYRNERLYKYLLINDLVDKDNVVAFEMSMLNSRLDLCRINGSSYAYEIKSEFDSLKRLSKQLEDYSLLFEYTYVFVADKFIDKIIAEVPFFCGVLVPDLQFEGIRVVRKAIRSKLINPMAQIRQIPLDELNKSFKIKINSHDKEDIFRYVVDTYSDKTINSRFKRYLKKKYQQNWEDFKIIHKDALPIDYGSFINTCITPDKLYFKG